The genomic region AGGTTTCTAAGGATTCTGAGTGGAATTACCGTTCAGTTTCAGGTGTTCTTCCAACATGGCGCTGGTGGCAAAAATCAACTGGTGATAAGTTGAAAGCAAGCTATGATTTTGAAGATGCTTATAATGGTGGAACTTCTCTCAAATTTGCAGGGGATCTTTCAGGTGCGACCAAGCAAGATGTGAATTTGTACTCTACTCGCTTGAAGGTGACAGATACAACTAAATTGCATGTTGCCCACAAAGGAGGCAAAGGGACCAAGGTTTATGTAGAATTTGCAACCAAGAAAGATTATACCTACGGTGATGAAGCTGCCCGTAAAGAATTGACAGTTTCAGATAACTGGACTACCGATGATTTTGATTTGAGTGCCTTAGCAGGTAAAACAATTTACGGTATTAAACTCTATTTTGAAAATGACAAAGACTTAAAAGGTTATCAATTTAACCTGGGGCAATTGACCATCAGCAATAATCAAGATGCTCCTCAGGCACCAACCACAGTTGCTGTAGCCAAACAAGTCCTTAAAAATGCCCAAGAAGCGGAAGCAGTTGTGCAATTTAAAGGCAACAAGGATGCAGATTTCTATGAAGTTTACGAAAAAGATGGAGACAGCTGGAAATTACTAACTGGCTCATCTTCTACAACTATTTATCTACCAAAAGTTAGCCGCTCAGCAAGTGCTCAAGGTACAACTCAAGAACTGAAGGTTGTAGCAGTCGGTAAAAATGGAGTTCGTTCAGAAGCTGCAACTACAACCTTTGATTGGGGCATGACTGTAAAAGATACCAGCCTACCAAAACCACTAGCTGAAAATATCGTTCCAGGTGCAACAGTTATTGATAGTACTTTCCCTAAGACTGAAGGTGGAGAAGGTATTGAAGGTATGTTGAATGGTACCATTACCAGTCTTTCAGACAAGTGGTCTTCTGGACAGTTAAGCGGTAGTGTGGATATTCGTTTGACCCAGCCACGTACAGTTGTTAGATGGGTGATGGACCATGCTGGAGCTGGTGGAGAATCTGTAAACGATGGTTTGATGAACACCAAAGACTTTGACCTCTATTATAAAGATGCGGATGGTCAATGGAAGTTGGCTAAGGAAGTTCGTGGCAATAAAGCCCATGTTACAGATATTACCCTTGACAAACCTATCACAGCTCAAGATTGGCGCTTGAATGTTGTCACTTCTGACAATGGAACTCCATGGAAGGCTATTCGTATCTATAACTGGAAAATGTATGAAAAGCTTGATACTGAGAGTGTCAATATTCCGATGGCCAAGGCTGCAGCCCGTTCTCTAGGCAATAACAAGGTACAAGTTGGCTTTGCGGATGTACCAGCTGGAGCAACCATTACCGTTTATGATAATCCAAATTCTCAAACTCCGCTTGCAACCTTGAAGAGCGAAGTTGGAGGAGACCTAGCAAGTGCACCATTGGATTTGACAAATCAATCTGGTCTTCTTTACTATCGTACCCAGTTGCCAGGCAAGGAAATTAGTAATATCCTAGCAGTTTCCGTTCCAAAAGATGACAGAAGAATCAAGTCAGTCAGCCTAGAAACAGGACCTAAGAAAACAAGCTACGCCGAAGGGGAGGATTTGGACCTTAGAGGTGGTGTTCTTCGAGTTCAGTATGAAGGTGGAGCTGAGGACGAACTTATTCGCCTAACTCACGCGGGTGTATCAGTATCAGGTTTTGATACGCATCATAAGGGAGAACAAAATCTTACTTTACAATATTTGGGACAACCGGTACATGCTAATTTATCAGTGACTGTTACTAGTCAAGATGAAGCAAGTCCGAAAACTATTTTGGGAATTGAAGTAAGTCAGGAACCGAAAAAAGATTACCTAGTTGGTGATAGCTTAGACTTGTCTGAAGGACGCTTTGCAGTGGCTTATAGCAATGACACCATGGAAGAACATTCCTTTACTGATGAGGGAGTTGAAATTTCTGGTTACGATGCTCAAAAGACCGGTCGTCAAACCTTGACTCTTCGTTACCAAGGTCATAAAGTCAACTTTGATGTTTTGGTATCTCCAAAAGCAGCATTGAACGATGAGTACCTTAAACAAAAATTAGCAGAAGTTGAAGCGGCTAAGAACAAGGTGGTCTATAACTTTGCTTCACCAGAAGTAAAAGAAGCCTTCTTGAAAGCAATTGAAGCGGCTGAACAAGTGTTGAAAGACCATGAAACTAGCACCCAAGATCAGGTGAATGATCGTCTCAATAAATTGACAGAAGCTCATAAAGCTCTGAATGGTCAAGAGAAATTTACGGAAGAAAAGACAGAACTTGATCGCTTAACAGGTGAGGCTCAAGAACTCTTGGCTGCCAAACCAAACCATCCTTCAGGTTCTGCCCTAGCTCCGCTTCTTGAGAAAAATAAGGCCTTGGTTGAAAAAGTAGATTTGAGTCCAGAAGAGCTTGCAACAGCGAAACAGAGTCTAAAAGATCTGGTTGCTTTATTGAAAGAAGACAAACCAGCAGTCTTTTCTGATAGTAAAACAGGTGTGGAAGTACACTTCTCAAATAAAGAAAAGACTGTCATCAAGGGCTTGAAAGTAGAACGTGTCCAAGCAAGTGCTGAAGAGAAGAAATACTTTGCAGGAGAAGATGCCCATGTCTTTGAAATAGAAGGTTTGGATGAAAAAGGTCAAGATGTTGATCTCTCTTACGCTTCTATTGTGAAAATTCCAATTGAAAAAGATAAGAAAGTGAAGAAAGTATTCTTCTTGCCTGAAGGCAAAGAAGCAGTAGAATTGGCTTTTGAACAAACGGATAGTCATGTCATCTTTACAGCACCACACTTCACGCATTATGCCTTTGTTTATGAGTCTGCTGAAAAACCACAACCTGCTAAACCAGTAGAAAAAGTTATTTCAAGCAAGGAACCAGCTGAAGGTGTCAAGAATTTGGTTGTGGATACTCCGAAATTAGAAGTTGAAGAGACAAGTATTGCCTTCGAACACCAAGAACGTCCCAATCCAAATCTTACAGTCGGTCAACGTCAACTTGTCCAAGCAGGAGTTGAGGGGCAAATTCGTCGTTTGATTGAAGTAGATAGTCAAGGCAATCGTACGCTTCGAGCTACAGAAGTTTTGAAAGAAGCAAGTCCTGAAATCGTAGAAGTAGGTACTGGTCTCATTCCTGCCAATCCAGCACCACAAAACACAGACCTTCCAAAACCTACTAATCAACTGGCTTCTGATCAACAAAAGGCTCCTAAATTGGAAGTTCAAGAGGAAAAGGTTGCCTTTGACCGTCAAGAGCATGAAAATGCTGATATGCTAGTTGGGGAACAACGAGTCATCATACAGGGACGAGATGGTCTATTAAGACATGTCTTTGAAGTTGATGAAAACGGTCAGCGTCGTCTTCGTTCAACAGAAGTTATCCAAGAAGCGATTCCAGAAATTGTTGAAATTGGAACAAAAGTAAAAACAGAGCCAGCAGTAGCGCCTACACAAGAAAAACCAGCCCAAAATACAGCAGTTAAATCAGAAGAAGCAAGCAAACAATTGCCAAATACAGGAACAGTTGATGCTAATGAAGCCCTAATAGCAGGCTTGGCCAGCCTTGGTCTTGCTAGTTTAGCCTTGACCTTGAAACAGAAAAAAGAAGATGAAGATTAAATATCGAAAAATCTTGTGAAATCTTTCCTTATATTTCCAAAGTGTGATATAATAGTTTCGAATAAAATAAATAAAGGGGTTTTTGTAACATGGCAAAACTTACTGTTAAAGACGTTGACTTGAAAGGTAAAAAAGTCCTCGTTCGTGTTGATTTCAACGTACCATTGAAAGATGGCGTAATCACTAACGACAACCGTATCACAGCAGCTCTTCCAACTATTAAGTACATCATCGAACAAGGTGGACGTGCAATTCTTTTCTCTCACCTTGGACGTGTAAAAGAAGAAGCTGATAAAGCTGGTAAATCACTTGCTCCTGTAGCAGCAGACTTGGCAGCAAAACTTGGCCAAGACGTTGTTTTCCCAGGTGTAACTCGTGGTGCTGAATTGGAAGCAGCTATCAACGCTCTTGAAGATGGACAAGTTCTCTTGGTTGAAAACACTCGTTACGAAGATGTTGACGGCAAGAAAGAATCTAAAAACGATCCTGAACTTGGTAAATACTGGGCATCACTTGGAGATGGTATCTTCGTAAACGATGCATTCGGTACAGCTCACCGTGCACACGCATCTAACGTTGGTATCTCAGCAAACGTTGAAAAAGCAGTTGCTGGTTTCCTTCTTGAAAACGAAATTGCCTACATCCAAGAAGCAGTTGAAGCTCCAGAACGTCCATTCGTAGCTATCCTTGGTGGTTCAAAAGTTTCAGACAAGATCGGTGTTATCGAAAACTTGCTTGAAAAAGCTGATAAAGTTCTTATCGGTGGTGGTATGACTTACACATTCTACAAAGCACAAGGTATCGAAATCGGTAACTCACTTGTAGAAGAAGACAAAGTGGATGTTGCGAAAGCTCTTCTTGAAAAAGCAAACGGTAAATTGATCTTGCCAGTTGACTCAAAAGAAGCTAACGCATTTGCTGGTTACACTGAAGTGAAAGACACTGAAGGTGAAGCAGTGGATCCAGGCTTCCTTGGTCTTGACATCGGTCCAAAATCTATCGCTAAATTTGATGAAGCTTTGACTGGTGCGAAAACAGTTGTATGGAACGGACCTATGGGTGTATTTGAAAACCCAGACTTCCAAGCTGGAACAATCGGTGTGATGGACGCTATCGTGAAACAACTAGGCGTTAAATCAATCATCGGTGGTGGTGACTCAGCTGCCGCAGCGATCAACCTTGGACGTGCAGACAAATTCTCATGGATTAGTACGGGCGGAGGTGCTTCAATGGAACTTCTCGAAGGTAAAGTATTGCCAGGTTTGGCTGCACTTACAGAAAAATAAGATTTTATAAACAATCAAAGAAGAGAGGAATGAAAGTTCCTCTTTTCTTTTGCTTAAAATAAAAACGCTTCCTCTCAACTATTACTCATAAAAATCACCGATTTATGATAAAATGGAAATAGAAAGTTGAGATTATGAGTTATTTTAAAAAATATAAATTCGATAAATCCCAGTTCAAACTTGGTATGCGAACCTTTAAAACAGGTATTGCTGTTTTTCTAGTTCTCTTGATTTTTGGCTTTTTTGGCTGGAAAGGTCTTCAAATCGGTGCTTTGACAGCGGTTTTTAGTCTGAGGGAGAGCTTTGATAAGAGTGTCCATTTTGGGACTTCGCGTATTTTAGGAAATAGTATCGGTGGCCTCTATGCTTTGGTCTTCTTCTTATTAAATACCTTTTTCCACGAAGCCTTTTGGGTGACCTTGGTAGTTGTTCCAATCTGCACCATGTTAACCATTATGACAAACGTAGCCATGAATAACAAAGCAGGGGTTATTGGTGGTGTAGCAGCTATGTTAATCATTACCCTATCGATTCCGAGTGGAGAGACAATTTTGTACGTATTTGCGCGTGTATCAGAAACTTTCATGGGAGTTTTTGTCGCAATTCTCGTAAATTACGATATTGATCGTATTCGGCTCTTTTTAGAGAAAAAAGAAAAATAATGTTACATTTTATAACATTATCAATTGACGTTTGTCTTTTTTTAGACTATAATAGACAGAAAGAAGGAAATTGTAAATGAAGGAAAAAGAATTTCGCCGAAATATGGCTGTTTTTCCTATCGGCAGTGTTATGAAGTTGACCGATCTATCGGCGCGTCAGATTCGTTATTATGAAGATCAAGAGTTGATTAAGCCTGATCGAAACGAAGGGAACCGTCGCATGTATTCCTTGAATGACATGGATCGTCTGCTTGAAATCAAAGATTATATCTCCGAAGGTTATAATATCGCTGCCATTAAGAAAAAATATGCTGAACGTGAAGCGAAATCCAAGAAAGCGGTGAGTCAGACTGAGGTGCGTCGTGCACTTCATAATGAACTCCTCCAACAGGGTCGCTTTGCTTCAGTACAGTCACCTTTTGGTCGCGGTTAGGCAACCGCAAGTAGTCATACATTAAGGAGAAAACTCATGCCAATCACAGCTGCAGATATTCGTCGTGAAGTCAAGGAAAAAAATGTTACCTTTATTCGTCTCATGTTCTCAGATATTTTGGGAACCATGAAAAACGTCGAAATTCCTGCTACAGATGAACAGTTAGATAAAGTCTTGTCGAACAAGGCTATGTTTGATGGATCTTCTATTGAAGGTTTTGTACGTATCAATGAGTCAGATATGTACTTGTACCCAGACTTGGATACATGGACAGTCTTCCCTTGGGGAGATGAAAATGGAAGTGTTGCAGGTTTGATCTGTGATGTCTATACAACAGAAGGTGAACCATTTGCAGGAGACCCTCGTGGCAATTTGAAACGTGCTCTTCGTCACATGGAAGAAGTAGGATTCAAGTCCTTCAACCTTGGGCCAGAACCAGAATTCTTCCTATTTAAACTGGATGAAAATGGGGATCCAACACTTGAAGTAAATGACAAGGGTGGCTACTTTGATTTGGCACCTACTGACCTTGCGGACAATACACGTCGTGAGATTGTGAATGTCTTGACCAAAATGGGATTTGAAGTAGAAGCGAGTCACCACGAGGTTGCGGTTGGACAGCATGAGATTGACTTCAAGTACGATGAAGTTCTCCGTGCTTGTGATAAGATTCAAATCTTTAAACTTGTTGTTAAAACCATTGCTCGCAAACATGGGCTTTACGCAACCTTTATGGCTAAACCAAAATTTGGTATTGCTGGATCAGGTATGCACTGTAATATGTCCTTGTTTGATGAAGAAGGAAACAATGCCTTCTTTGATCCAAATGATCCAAAAGGAATGCAGTTGTCAGAAACGGCCTACCATTTCCTTGGCGGTTTGATTAAGCATGCCTACAACTATACTGCCATCATGAACCCAACAGTTAACTCATACAAACGTTTGGTTCCTGGTTATGAAGCACCTGTTTACATTGCTTGGGCTGGTCGTAACCGTTCGCCACTTGTGCGCGTGCCTGCTTCACGTGGTATGGGAACCCGTCTTGAGTTGCGTTCAGTGGATCCAATGGCAAACCCTTACATCGCTATGGCTGTTCTTTTGGAAGTTGGTTTACATGGTATTGAAAACAAAATCGAAGCACCAGCTCCTATCGAAGAAAATATCTACATCATGACAGCAGAAGAGCGTAAGGAAGCTGGTATTACAGACCTTCCATCAACCCTTCACAACGCTTTGAAAGCTTTGACAGAAGATGAAGTTGTCATAGCGGCTCTCGGAGAACATATCTATACTAGTTTCCTTGAAGCCAAACGAATCGAATGGGCAAGTTATGCAACCTTCGTTTCACAATGGGAAATTGATAATTATTTAGACCTTTACTAATACTAATATAGAAGGAAGATTGTCCGTGAGGATAATCTTTTTTTCTTGTATTTTATATCGAGGTGTGATATATTTTATATAACGAAGTGCGATATATCGAACTGGATAGGAGGTAGCTATAAATGGAATTAACGGATAAGATTCGTCGAGTTTATCTTCCGATGACGGAAACGGGCTTTTATATCTTGTTCTGTCTGCAAAAGGAAGGTCATGGGTACAGTATTACGCAAAAGGTCAAGGAGATGACAGATTTGCAAGTTTCGATTAGTCCTGGAACTATGTATGGAACCTTGTCAAAAATGGAAAAGGATGGTTTGATTTCCTTTGTCCGAGAAGAGGAGAAGCGTAAAATCTATCAGATTACAGACTTGGGAAGAAAAGTCTTAGATATTGAATTGAAACGTATTGAACGGCTCTATAGAAACAGTCTGGAGGAAAGATGATGGAAAAGAAGGTTGTTTATAGAATTGCTACCATTGCGGATTATGATAGAGAGGCTTTATATCTTAGAAAAATGCATGCTGAGGGCTGGAAACTCAAGGAAGTGACCTACTCTAACTTAGTAGTTGCGGTTAAGTATACTTTTGAAAAGTGCCAACCGGAGCAGGTGTCTTATCAGTTGGACTTTTATCCTATGAAAAAATCAGAGAGAGCCTCCTATTTACAATTATTTAAAGACTGTGGATGGGAGCATATTACAGACTTTAATGGTTTTTCCTACTTTAGAAAGCTTCATTCTGGAATTGAGTTGGATGCCGAGTTTGAAATTTATAATGACGCGGCCGGGAAGCTAGCTATGGTCAAACGGATTTTAACGAGGCGGATGCTTCCTATTTTGCTTCTCTTTTTAGCTCTACTACCGGTTTTCTCAAAGTTTGTCACTGGAGGTAGTTCTTTCAGTTGGGAAATGTTTTTGATTGTTATAATAGATGGTGTTTTATTGATAGTTCATTCGATTCAGATGTCTTATATTTTTTGGAGATTGTTTCAAAAGTGGAAAGAATTATCTGATAAATAAAACCATGCATGTTTTCTAATTTGGAGGTGCGATGATGAAAAGCAAACTACAATTTCGGATTTTTACGATTCTTGATGAGGATAAGAAAGAAGAATATTTACATGAGATGCACTTGAAAGGTTGGAGGTATAGAACGAGTCGTTTTGGTTTTTTCTATTTTGACCAATGTCAACCAGACGATGTCATCTACCGTATCTATGATTCTAGATTTCTTAAAAAATATAAGCATGAACTGCAAGATTTTAGAAATAGAGGTTGGGAATTGATAGAAAGAGGTTTTTATTCAATTTTTCGTAAACCGGCTTCTAATATACTTCCAGAGGATCAAGTCTATATGAGTAAGGGGCTCAGATGGGAAGTTATGCGATATAGATTTCGTTCATGTGCAGCTACTTTCTTAGGTGGTCTTGTTGTTTGTATGAGTTTGTTTCGAGAAGAACTGTCGCAATCTTTCTTTGTCATTTTTGCTCTATATGCCTTTATGATTTCTTATTTAATTCATGGCTATTTAAGGCTTAAAAGGGCATACCGAGTAGATAAACAGTAAGGTTCTAGGTCTTTAGACTGATTTTTAGCACTCTTGGCAAAAGAGTGCTAATTTTTTGAGTTTTTGTCTTGACATTCTCTTTTAAGGGTGTATAATAGAATCATAAGTTAGCACTTGAGTGTATCGAGTGCTAATCGATCAGACAGAGAGGAGTGATGAGGTGGTTACAGAGCGTCAGCAGGATATTTTAAATCTGATTATTGACATCTTTACCAAAACGCACGAACCTGTCGGATCCAAAGCCTTGCAAGAGTCTATTAACTCTAGCAGTGCAACCATTCGTAATGACATGGCGGCTCTAGAAAAGCAAGGGTTGCTTGAGAAGGCCCATACTTCAAGTGGTCGGATGCCAAGTGTTGCTGGTTTTCAGTACTATGTGAAACACTCACTGGATTTTGACCGACTAGCTGAAAATGAGGTATATGAGATTGTCAAAGCCTTTGATCAGGAATTCTTCAAATTGGAGGATATTCTGCAAGAGGCTGCTAACCTGCTGACAGACTTGAGTGGCTGTACGGTAGTAGCACTGGATGTTGAGCCGAGCAGGCAACGTTTGACAGCCTTTGATATCGTTGTTTTGGGGCAACATACAGCCTTGGCGGTATTCACCCTAGACGAGTCTCGAACGGTTACCAGTCAGTTTCTGATTCCAAGGAACTTTTTGCAGGAGGATTTGCTGAAGCTGAAGAGCATCATTCAGGAACGTTTCCTCGGCCACACCGTTCTAGATATTCACTACAAGATTCGGACGGAGATTCCGCAGATTATCCAGCGTTACTTTACAACAACGGACAATGTTATCGATCTCTTTGAACATATCTTTAAGGAAATGTTCAACGAAAACATTGTGGTGGCGGGCAAAGTCAATCTCTTGAATTTTGCCAATCTGGCAGCTTATCAGTTCTTTGACCAACCGCAAAAGGTGGCTCTGGAGATTCGTGAGGGTCTGCGTGAAGATCAGATGCAAAACGTTCGTGTTGCAGACAGTCAAGAGTCCTGTCTAGCCGACCTAGCGGTGATTAGTAGCAAGTTCCTCATTCCTTATCGGGGAGTTGGAATTCTAGCCATTATCGGTCCAGTTAATCTGGATTATCAGCAATTAATCAACCAAGTCAATGTAGTCAATCGTGTTTTGACCATGAAGTTGACAGATTTTTACCGCTACCTCAGCAGTAATCATTACGAAGTACATTAAGATTGAAATCATTAAAGGAGGCGAAAATGGCCCAAGATATAAAAAATGAAGAAGTAGAAGAAGTTCAAGAAGAGGAAGTTGTGGAAACGGTAGAAGAAACAACTCCTGAGAAGTCTGAATTGGACTTGGCAAATGAACGTGCAGATGAGTTCGAAAATAAATATCTTCGCGCTCATGCAGAAATGCAAAATATCCAACGCCGTGCCAATGAAGAGCGTCAAAATTTGCAACGTTATCGTAGCCAGGACTTGGCAAAAGCGATTCTCCCTTCTTTGGACAACCTTGAGCGTGCACTCGCAGTTGAAGGTTTGACAGATGATGTGAAGAAGGGCTTGGAAATGGTGCAAGAAAGCTTGATTCACGCTTTGAAAGAAGAAGGAATCGAAGAAATCGCAGCTGACGGTGAATTTGACCATAACTATCATATGGCCATCCAAACTCTTCCAGCAGACGATGAACACCCAGCAGATACCATCGCTCAAGTTTTCCAAAAAGGCTACAAACTCCATGACCGCATCCTACGCCCAGCCATGGTAGTTGTTTACAACTAGGAGAGAGCGCTTAAAAACCTTGTCCGAAACGACAATAAACTATGAAGAAAGATAAGAGGCAAGCCGGAGGCTTGCAAGGAAGATATTTCCCACCGTGGTGAAAGTTTCAGTAGCAAAAGCTACTGAAACAGGGGATTTTTGAGACAATAGGCTCAAAAATAAGTGATGAAATCCCGTAGGGAGTTGCTCACGTCCCCACCACTTAAGGGAAATATAAAAAAATAGAAAATTAACTAACAAGGAGAAAAACACATGTCTAAAATTATCGGTATTGACTTAGGTACAACAAACTCAGCAGTTGCAGTTCTTGAAGGAACTGAAAGCAAAATCATCGCAAACCCAGAAGGAAACCGTACAACTCCATCTGTAGTCTCATTCAAAAACGGTGAAATCATCGTTGGTGATGCTGCAAAACGTCAAGCAGTTACAAATCCAGATACAGTTATCTCTATCAAATCTAAAATGGGAACTTCTGAAAAAGTTTCTGCTAACGGAAAAGAATACACTCCACAAGAAATCTCAGCTATGATTCTTCAATACTTGAAAGGTTATGCTGAAGACTACCTTGGTGAAAAAGTAACCAAAGCAGTTATCACAGTTCCTGCTTACTTCAACGACGCTCAACGTCAAGCCACAAAAGACGCTGGTAAAATCGCTGGTCTTGAAGTAGAACGTATCGTCAACGAACCAACTGCAGCAGCTCTTGCTTATGGTTTGGACAAGACTGACAAAGAAGAAAAAATCTTGGTATTTGACCTTGGTGGTGGTACATTCGACGTCTCTATCCTTGAATTGGGTGACGGTGTCTTCGACGTATTGTCAACTGCAGGGGACAACAAACTCGGTGGTGATGACTTTGACCAAAAAATTATCGACCACTTGGTAGCAGAATTCAAGAAAGAAAACGGTATTGACTTGTCTACTGACAAGATGGCAATGCAACGTTTGAAAGATGCAGCTGAAAAAGCTAAGAAAGACCTTTCTGGTGTAACTTCAACTCAAATCAGCTTGCCATTTATCACTGCTGGTGAAGCTGGACCTCTTCACTTGGAAATGACTTTGACTCGTGCAAAATTTGACGATTTGACTCGTGACCTTGTAGAACGTACAAAAGTTCCAGTTCGTCAAGCCCTTTCTGATGCAGGTTTGAGCTTGTCAGAAATCGACGAAGTTATCCTTGTTGGTGGTTCAACTCGTATCCCTGCCGTTGTTGAAGCTGTTAAGGCTGAAACTGGTAAAGAACCAAACAAATCAGTAAACCCTGATGAAGTAGTTGCTATGGGTGCTGCCATCCAAGGTGGTGTGATTACTGGTGATGTTAAAGACGTTGTCCTTCTTGACGTAACACCATTGTCACTTGGTATCGAAACAATGGGTGGAGTATTTACAAAACTTATCGATCGCAACACTACTATTCCAACATCTAAATCACAAGTCTTCTCAACTGCAGCAGACAACCAACCAGCCGTTGATATCCACGTTCTTCAAGGTGAACGCCCAATGGCAGCAGATAACAAGACTCTTGGACGCTTCCAATTGACAGATATTCCAGCTGCACCTCGTGGAATTCCTCAAATCGAAGTAACTTTCGACATCGACAAGAATGGTATCGTGTCTGTTAAGGCCAAAGATCTTGGAACTCAAAAAGAACAAACTATTGTGATCCAATCAAACTCAGGTTTGACTGACGAAGAAATCGACCGCATGATGAAAGATGCAGAAGCTAACGCTGAAGCAGATAAGAAACGTAAGGAAGAAGTTGACCTTCGTAACGAAGTAGACCAAGCAATCTTTGCGACTGAAAAGACAATCAAGGAAACTGAAGGCAAAGGCTTCGACGCAGAACGTGACGCTGCCCAAGCTGCCCTTGATGACCTTAAGAAAGCGCAAGAAGACAATAACTTGGACGACATGAAAGCAAAACTTGAAGCATTGAACGAAAAAGCTCAAGGCCTTGCTGTTAAACTCTACGAACAAGCTGCAGCAGCGCAACAAGCTCAAGCAGGAGCAGAAGGGGCGCAAGCAACAGGAAACGCAGGCGATGACGTCGTAGACGGAGAGTTTACGGAGAAGTAAGATGAGTGTATTGGATGAAGAGTATCTAAAAAATACACGAAAAGTTTATAATGATTTTTGTAATAAAGCTGATAGTTATGAATCTGCAAAAGATTTTATAGATAATATTCCAGTAGTGTATTTGGCTAGGTATAAAGCAATTATTTTAGCTGAGCATGAAAGTTGTGTTAAAAATGATGAGGCGGTAAGGAATTTTGTTACTTCAGTATTGTTGTCAGCGCTAGTATCAGCACTAGTATCAGCAACCATACAAAAACCAGAATTTATAATATCGTTTATAATTGGCATGGTTTGGGTTGTCTGTGTTTTCCTTCTAATCTATTGGAATTTTATAGCCAATACTAAGAAGAGACAAAAATATATAAATGTTTGTGTGCTTATTGGATATTTAAAATCAAAATAAATTTGATTTAAGTTACTTCACTCATCCACAGAGGTTGCAATCCAGCCTCTGTTTTTCGATAAAATAGAGGATGTTGCGTATGAAAAAAGTACTTTGTATCATTTATCCTAATTTTTCTCTTTATGAGATAACCACTTTAACGAGTACTTTAGCTCTGTCTTTTGAT from Streptococcus mitis NCTC 12261 harbors:
- a CDS encoding endo-beta-N-acetylglucosaminidase — translated: MAAETPSAEAKPKSDKEIEAKPEATSQGDESKPAAEANKTEKEVQPDVPKNTEKTLKPKEIKFNSWEELLKWEPGAREDDAINRGSVALASRRTGHLVNEKASKEAKVQALSNTNSKAKDHASVGGEEFKAYAFDYWQYLDSMVFWEGLVPTPDVIDAGHRNGVPVYGTLFFNWSNSIADQEKFAEALKQDPDGSFPIARKLVDMAKYYGYDGYFINQETTGDLVEPLGEKMRQFMLYTKEYAAKVNHPIKYSWYDAMTYNYGRYHQDGLGEYNYQFMQPEGDKVPADNFFANFNWDKAKNDYTIATANWIGRNPYDVFAGLELQQGGSYKTKVKWNDILDENGKLRLSLGLFAPDTITSLGKTGEDYHKNEDIFFTGYQGDPTGQKPGDKDWYGIANLVADRTPAVGHTFTTSFNTGHGRKWFVDGKVSKDSEWNYRSVSGVLPTWRWWQKSTGDKLKASYDFEDAYNGGTSLKFAGDLSGATKQDVNLYSTRLKVTDTTKLHVAHKGGKGTKVYVEFATKKDYTYGDEAARKELTVSDNWTTDDFDLSALAGKTIYGIKLYFENDKDLKGYQFNLGQLTISNNQDAPQAPTTVAVAKQVLKNAQEAEAVVQFKGNKDADFYEVYEKDGDSWKLLTGSSSTTIYLPKVSRSASAQGTTQELKVVAVGKNGVRSEAATTTFDWGMTVKDTSLPKPLAENIVPGATVIDSTFPKTEGGEGIEGMLNGTITSLSDKWSSGQLSGSVDIRLTQPRTVVRWVMDHAGAGGESVNDGLMNTKDFDLYYKDADGQWKLAKEVRGNKAHVTDITLDKPITAQDWRLNVVTSDNGTPWKAIRIYNWKMYEKLDTESVNIPMAKAAARSLGNNKVQVGFADVPAGATITVYDNPNSQTPLATLKSEVGGDLASAPLDLTNQSGLLYYRTQLPGKEISNILAVSVPKDDRRIKSVSLETGPKKTSYAEGEDLDLRGGVLRVQYEGGAEDELIRLTHAGVSVSGFDTHHKGEQNLTLQYLGQPVHANLSVTVTSQDEASPKTILGIEVSQEPKKDYLVGDSLDLSEGRFAVAYSNDTMEEHSFTDEGVEISGYDAQKTGRQTLTLRYQGHKVNFDVLVSPKAALNDEYLKQKLAEVEAAKNKVVYNFASPEVKEAFLKAIEAAEQVLKDHETSTQDQVNDRLNKLTEAHKALNGQEKFTEEKTELDRLTGEAQELLAAKPNHPSGSALAPLLEKNKALVEKVDLSPEELATAKQSLKDLVALLKEDKPAVFSDSKTGVEVHFSNKEKTVIKGLKVERVQASAEEKKYFAGEDAHVFEIEGLDEKGQDVDLSYASIVKIPIEKDKKVKKVFFLPEGKEAVELAFEQTDSHVIFTAPHFTHYAFVYESAEKPQPAKPVEKVISSKEPAEGVKNLVVDTPKLEVEETSIAFEHQERPNPNLTVGQRQLVQAGVEGQIRRLIEVDSQGNRTLRATEVLKEASPEIVEVGTGLIPANPAPQNTDLPKPTNQLASDQQKAPKLEVQEEKVAFDRQEHENADMLVGEQRVIIQGRDGLLRHVFEVDENGQRRLRSTEVIQEAIPEIVEIGTKVKTEPAVAPTQEKPAQNTAVKSEEASKQLPNTGTVDANEALIAGLASLGLASLALTLKQKKEDED
- a CDS encoding FUSC family protein → MSYFKKYKFDKSQFKLGMRTFKTGIAVFLVLLIFGFFGWKGLQIGALTAVFSLRESFDKSVHFGTSRILGNSIGGLYALVFFLLNTFFHEAFWVTLVVVPICTMLTIMTNVAMNNKAGVIGGVAAMLIITLSIPSGETILYVFARVSETFMGVFVAILVNYDIDRIRLFLEKKEK
- the glnR gene encoding transcriptional repressor GlnR, giving the protein MKEKEFRRNMAVFPIGSVMKLTDLSARQIRYYEDQELIKPDRNEGNRRMYSLNDMDRLLEIKDYISEGYNIAAIKKKYAEREAKSKKAVSQTEVRRALHNELLQQGRFASVQSPFGRG
- a CDS encoding phosphoglycerate kinase — protein: MAKLTVKDVDLKGKKVLVRVDFNVPLKDGVITNDNRITAALPTIKYIIEQGGRAILFSHLGRVKEEADKAGKSLAPVAADLAAKLGQDVVFPGVTRGAELEAAINALEDGQVLLVENTRYEDVDGKKESKNDPELGKYWASLGDGIFVNDAFGTAHRAHASNVGISANVEKAVAGFLLENEIAYIQEAVEAPERPFVAILGGSKVSDKIGVIENLLEKADKVLIGGGMTYTFYKAQGIEIGNSLVEEDKVDVAKALLEKANGKLILPVDSKEANAFAGYTEVKDTEGEAVDPGFLGLDIGPKSIAKFDEALTGAKTVVWNGPMGVFENPDFQAGTIGVMDAIVKQLGVKSIIGGGDSAAAAINLGRADKFSWISTGGGASMELLEGKVLPGLAALTEK